GGCGCTCACCTCGCCCATCAGTCCCGGAGACCTCGGAAGGTCCGCCGTGTACCGCATTCACTCTCGCAACGGCGACGCCGAGCTTGCGCCGAAGTTGGTCCTGACCGTTGCCCCAGGTTAGCGCTTCGGACCCGAAAGCAATCGCAGTCCGTTGAGGATCACGAGCACGGTCGATCCTTCGTGCCCCACAACGGCCAGCGGCAGCGCCCAAGTCTTCAGTTGGGGAGCGAGCGGCCCCAGGACCTGGGTCGAAATCGCGAGCGCCACGATGACAGCGGTCGCAAAGTAGAGGTTGGAGCGAATGATCTGGGTCGTAGAACGCCCCAACCGCAGCAACTGGTCGATTCCTTCCAGCTTGTCGCGCATCAGCACAACGTCCGCGGCGTTGAGGGCGATGTCGCTTCCCAATCCTCCCATGGCAACGCCGAGATCGGCCACCGTCAAGGAAGGGGCATCGTTGATCCCGTCGCCGACCATCATGACCCGATATCCACTCTGGCGGTAGTTGCGAAGGAGGGTTGCCTTTTCTTCGGGCATGAGACCGGCGTGAACGTCCTCAATGCCCACTTCGGCAGCCACGGCCCTTGCCGTTTCGGCCGTGTCCCCGGTCAGCATGACGACCTTCTTTGCTCCGAGCGAGCGGACCTTTTCGACCAAGGCCTTGCTCTTAGGTCGGGGCTCATCGCGCAATCCGAACGCGGTCCACTCCCCTTCGCACTCGAGGAGCGCTACCGTCATCCCTTCGCGCTGCATCGACTCCATGTGCCGCGCGACCTCTTCACGGAGGGGAGATTCGGGCGAATCGAACATTCTTCGCTGCCCTACTCGCACCCGCTTGCCCTCGATGACCGCCTCCACTCCCATCCCGGCAACGCTCCAGTGCTCGGTGGCCACTGGAATCGATAGGTCTCGCTCCCGCGCGGCGCGGACGATGGCTTGGGCCAACGGGTGCTCGCTGAACTGCTCGACGGCGGCCGCCAGCGAAAGCCAACTCGCGGCTTCTGAACTGAATTCCTTTCCGGCCCGCCAACACGCGCCCTCGCCCATGCATTCGGCCCCTACCGCCACGCCCACGTGCTGCGAGCAAACGCAAATCTCCACGAGTTGGGGCTTGCCTTCGGTGAGCGTTCCCGTCTTGTCCAGCGCGATCAGATCGACAACGCCCGCCGTTTCGATGAACTCGCCACCTCGGATCAAAATCCCCTGTCTCGCGGCCCACGCGATCGCGCTGAGCGTGCTCGCCGGGGTCGAGATCACAACCGCACAAGGACTCAGCGCAACTAAAAGGGTGAGACTTGCATAGATCGCATCGGAGGATGCTTGGCCGGCGAGATACCGAATCAGCAAAGAGGCCGCCGCCGCGCTAAGGACGAAATACGTATAGCGTTGGCCGAACCAATCGCTGATTCTTTCGCCGCTCGCCTTGTTCTCTTGCGCCTCGCGGACTAGCTCGACGATCCGGTCGAGCGTGGTGGCTCCGCTCGGCGCGGTGACCTGAACGACCAGCATCCCTTCCAGGTTCTGGGTCCCCGCGAAAACGAGGTCGCCTGAGAGCTTGGGGATTGGCTCCGATTCGCCCGTCATCGCCGATTGATCGATCGAGCTTGATCCGGAAACCACTTCGCCGTCGATGGGAACGCTTTCGAAGGCTAAGACCCGAACCCTGTCGCCCGGCTGCAACGAGGAGACGGGAACGCGCCGTTCCCCTGTTGCGTCGATTCGTATTGCTTCGGTCGGACGTAGTTTGACCAATCCCTCGATTGCGGAACGGGTGCGAGCCATCGCGAAGCTCTCAAGCGTGCTGGACAGGCTGAAAAGGAACAGCAGGATCGCCGCTTCCATGGGATGGCCCACCGCCACAGCGCCCGCGGCGGCGATTACCATCAGCATATTGACGTCGAGGCTCCGTTCCTTGAGCGACCGCCAAGCCGCCCCCACCGCGAAGTAGGAACCTGTTAGTACGCTGAGGTACGGAAACACTGAAGTGGGCAAGATCATGCCCACAACCATGAACACTCCGCAAAGCGAGGTCAGGAGCGCCTTCCAGTCCAGCAACTTCCTCATCGTTTTCGACGGTGGCACATCCCGCCGACGAAAGACAACGCCAAGCCCGCCGTTCGAACTAGTCGACGCCGACTTCAGCGCCGGCTTGGGATTCGGGATCGTCTTCCCCTTCGACGCTGAACTCCTTGGGCTTGTCGGGAGGCCGGATTCCGAGGCGGTTGCGGCCTATGCTACCGAGCCAGTTCGAGAAGTCGTCGAAAATGGTGTACGAGCAAGGGATTACGACCAGCGTCAACAGAGTCGAGAGGGCGATCCCGCCGATGATCGTGATCCCGATCGTCTCGCGAAACTCCGAGCCTCGTCCGATCGCAAGCGCGACAGGCAGCATGCCTAGAATCAGCGCCAGCGTCGTCATCATGATCGGCCGGAGTCGGGTCGGCCCGGATTCCATGATGGCCTCGTCCCTCGCGAACCCCCGCCTCCGAAGGGTGTTCGTGTAATCGACGAGCAGGATCGCGTTCTTGCCCACAAGCCCCACCAGCGTGATGATCCCCACCATGCCCACGATGTTGAGGGTTTTGTCCGTCAAGATCAGTGCAAGCAGCGCGCCGACCATCGCCTGAGGCTGTGCGAGTTGAATGATGAAGGGATATAGAAGATTGTCATAGAGCGAGGCAAGCAACATATACACAAGAACAAAGGCGATTCCCAGCGCTCCGAAGATGTACCCAGCCTCGCGGGCTTGAAAGTCTGCCTGGCCCAAGGGTTTGAGCCGCACGCCCTCCGGCACCAAGTTCTCCTTCTGGATCCACTGGTCGATGACTGATTGAACCGAGCCTGCGGCAAATCCGGGCAGCAAGTTCGCGGTGAGTCGAATCTCCTCCTCCCGGTCACGACGCTCGATCTTGTCGACCCCTACGCCCTGTTCGATCTGCGCCACTGTGCCCAAGAAAACGGGCCTACCTTGCACAAACGTGATTGGAAGTTGCTCGACGATGCGAGGATCATTCCGGTCTTCCAGGTCCATCATGACCCGGATGTCATACTCTTTACCTAGCACCCTATACTTTGTATCGGTGTTGCCCTCGTAGAGGACGCGCATAGTGTTGGCGACGTCGGCCGCCGTCAGCCCCATGTCGGCCAAACGAACTCGGTCCGGAATCGCCCGTACCTCGGGTTTGCCCGGCTTTGTACTGATGTCGGGGCTGATGACGCCCTTCACTTCGCCCAGCGCGAGGCGTTCCTTGATCTTGGTGACTGTCGCCAGCAGGAGCTCGCGATCCTCCGACGCGAAGGACATTTGGATCGGCGCTCCAAACCCCTGAGCGTCGCCCGATCCAACCGTGATCTCGGCGCCGGGAACCTTGCCCAGCGCTTCCAGAATGTCGGCCTGGACCGCGGTGTCGGCTCGAACTCGAAGCGTTTCCCCTTCCGAATGGGCGAACCCAAGCGAATCCAGAAGGGCCTTGCGGTCGTGGAGGGTCGCGACGACTCGTCCATAATTCGTGCCGCTTTCTTGTCCCCGGGATCCGATATCGGTTTGGACGTACTTGACATCGGGGTGGGCGGACACCACTTCCTCGATCCGCTCCAAGACCTTCGAGGTCATTTCGAGGCTGGAACCGGGAGCAAGCGCGACGTTCACACTTACCGAGCCCGCATCCGTCGGGGGGAAGAACGCAAACTTGAAGATCGGTTCGCCTTTCCAAGAACCGTACGCAAACCCCAGCAAAGCGAACAGCGGAAACACGAGCCCAAAGAGCAATCCGTTGAGGATCACTTTCGGCGTCAAAGCTCGGCGAACTAGGTTGATCAGGAACACGAGGACGCCGAGCCCCACCGCCGCCACGATCATCGGAATCGTCGAGAAGATCGCTTCAGCGGCCGAAGGAGCGAAACTCCCGCCAATCATCATGAACACGCCGATCAGGACCACGAAGCCCGAAATGAATACAAACCACCTGTGAAGCAGCGCCCAGGACAACGTCCGCCGATACGCCTTTTGCAGATTCTCGAAGCGACGTTCGAACATTTGTGCGAACCGGCCCGTCGGGTGCTCGACGTCCTCACCCTTCCGATACCACCTCGAAGCCAGCATCGGGGTAACCGTGAACGAGACGAACAGCGATAGCAGAGTCGCGACGGCGAAACCTACGCCCAGCGGCTTGAAGAATTGGCCGACGACCCCGCCCATGAATGCGATGGGAATGAAGACGACCACGTCCGCCAGAGTGATGGCGATCGCGGCCAGCCCGATCTCGCTTCGGCCGTTCAACGCGGCATGAAAGGGCTCTTCACCCATTCTGAGGTGACGATAGATGTTCTCGAGGACGACGATCGCGTCATCGACCAGCACGCCGATGGCAAGCGACAAAGCGAGCATCGACATGAAGTTGATCGTGAATCCCAATGCGTTGAGGACGACGAACGTACCCAACAGACACACCGGAATCGCGGTCGCAACAATGATCGTTCCGCGCAAGTTGTGAAGAAAAACGTATACGATGATGCCGACGAGAGCAATTCCGAAGAACAGCGCGAAGTTCAGGTCGAAGAGCGACTCCGAGATCTGTTCGGCCTGGTTGAACGTGGCTTCGAAGGAAACGTCGAACTCGCCCTCCAGCTTCTTGGCAACGTTCTCGACTCCGGCGACCACGTCGATCGCTCCGGCCCCACGGGCCTTTTGGACCGACATAATCACCGCGTCCGAACCGTTCAGTCGACTCCACGTTCGCCGCTCCGTCACGCCGTCCGTGATTTCGGCCACGTCTTTGAGCCGAACGACGGTTTTCTTGCCACCCATCACGTTCGGGTCGGAGAGCGACAGCGTGCTGTTGCGAATCTCCTCAATCGAGCGGAACTCGCCGAGCACGCGAACGCTGAACTCCTGTTCTCCCGACACCAGCCGGCCGCTCGGAACGTTCAAGGAGTTGCTCTGGATCGCCCGAACTACTTGGTTGATTCCAACCCCGTAGGCAAGCAACTTGTCTTTTTTGATCGCAACTCGGATTTCGCGAACTTCTCCGCCTGAAACCGCTACTGATGCGACGCCAGGCACCCGAGAAAACCGATCTTTGAACTTGTCGTCCGCAAGGTCCCGAAGCTGCTGACTGTTGAGCGCATCGGACCTAAGCGCGAGGCGGTACACCGGGTCCGACGTCGTATCGAACTTGGCGATCGTAGGCTTTTCGACCGCAGGCGGAAGTTCGTTCAGTACTTGATCGACTTTTGCCCGAACGTCGTTCAGGGCCTCATCCATGTTCGTTCCGATTTCGAAGCTGGCGACGACCGTCGAGAACCCTTCCTGCGAGCTGCTGGTGACTTCACGTTGGCCCTCGATTCCCGAAACGGCCTCCTCGATCTTCCGCGAAACGAGCGTGTTGATTTCTTCGGGTCCTGCTCCTGGATATACGGAGGTGATCACGATGACGCCGAACGACGCATCGGGTTGCAGCTCCTTCCGCATCCCGTTGTACGAAATCGTGCCCATCAGAACCGCGAGCACCATCAGCATCAAGATGAAGATGGGCCGCGTCAAGGCCATCCGTGTCAGACCCATGTCTTACGCTCCCTCTCCCGACTTCTGCGCGGCAGTGACTGCGCCTGGTTTCTCCACTTTGACCTTCGATCCGTCGATCACGAGGTTGGCGCCCTGAACGATAACCTGATCGTTCTCAGAAAGGCCCTCAACCTGATACAAACCATTAACCCGAATCCCGGGGACCACCTTCACTCGCTTGGCCTTCCCATCGGAGTGGAGGAACACGTAGTGGTTGTCGCCCTGGATCACGATGGCGGATGCAGGCACGACGGTCGCGCCTTCGACCTTTCCGAACTCGACCGTAGCCGACCCGAACATCCCTGAGTACAACTCACCCGGCTCGTCAATGAACGTAACGCGGGCATAGAAGACCCGTCCCACTTCATCGCCCTTCGGTCGAATCGCTGCGATCCTTCCAGAGAGGAGCCGGCCTCCCAACGCGGCGATGCGGATGCTCACGGGCGTACCGATTGCCAGCTTTCCGAGCGAAGTCTCCGGGATTTCGGCCTCAAAATAGACATTTCCGGAACCAACGATCCTGGCTACTGGAGACCCCGGAGCGAGGAACTGCCCCGGTTGCGAGGGGCTTCCGCTCACCTTGCCCGAGAAAGGCGCGCGAAGAGTGGCGTCTTCGAGAGCTTGGTTCGCCAGCCTCAATTGCGCGTTGGCACCTTCGAGATTAGCCCTGGCTTGCTGCACGGCTTGGCCGAAAAGAGCGTCGAGACTCTGTTGGGCTTTGGCGTTTCGTAGGTTCTCTTCCGCTTGCCGAACCGCTTCCTCGGCGCTGGCCAAGTCCTCGGGCCGGGTCGCGTTTCGCGCGAGCCCAAGAGCCTCGACCGCGGCGTCGTATTGCGCCAAAGCGAGCGCATAGGCGTTTTGCGCCTGATCGAGCCTCTGCAAGCTCACTGCGCCCTCTTGATACAACCCGCGAACCCTATCGAACTCCCGTTTCGCCGTATCGCGGCCCGATTCAGCGGCGCGAACGTTGGCTTCGGCTCGCCGGATTTCCTCAGTCCTGGCCCCAGTTCGAGCCTTCGAGAGTTGAGCCTTGGCAGAGTTCAATTGAGCCTGTGCAGTCGCAACACCCGCCGCGCTCCGTTGGGGCCCGACTCGCGCGTTCGTTTCCGCCTGTGCAAGCGCGGCCTGAGCGGCCTTCACTTGAGCGAGCGCCTGCTGAGCCTGATCCCTTAATGTCGTGGTCTCCTGCTGGGCAATCGCTTGGCCCGCCACGACGGGGTCTCCATCGCGTACATAAACCGCAGCCAGCCTCCCTGCCACCTTCGCGCCGACCGATGACTCCATCGAGGCCGTCACTTGGCCCGTCAGTTCGATCGTCTCGGCGATGTTCTGCACCTTGACCGGTTCGACCGTGACTGCGACGGTCGTGTCGCTCACGAGCGTTTCCGTCCGCTTGGCTTGCTCCTGCGCGGCGCGATCCACACACCCGCCGAGCGCGAGAGCACCCGCGATTCCCGCCAACATCCATGCTTTCATTCGTTTCTGTCCTCAGTTCCGTCTGCCGAAGTCGACAGTTCGATTTCATCCTTACCCACAGCAAACTGCAATTGCGCGAGCGCGCTCAAAACGTCGTACTGCGCGGCTACCTGCGAAGTCTCCGCGGCGACGAGTTGAGTTTGCGCGTCGATCACTTCGAGTTGAATGGCCTCTCCAGCCTCATATCGAAGGCTGGCCAATCGGTACGTCTCCGTCGCGAGCTCGACTTGACTCCGGGTCACGTTCAAACGCGAGAGGGCGTTGACTAGCGCCGTATGAGCCTGCCGAACGTCGAGTGTCACGCCCAGTTTCGCCTGCTCCCAGCGGAGTTTGGCCGCCTCCTCTTCCTGCATGGCGGATCGGACTCTCGCACGAGTGAGCCCCGAATCCACGATCGGAAACGAAAGCACGGCGGTCCCTACCGTCGACTGGGATTGGGCGCCAAACCCTGCCGTTTGCCAGTTGCGCGTGTGGACCGCCGAAAGCGCGAGCGAGGGGTCGTCGCCCGTTTCCTCGGCCTGACGGACGACCCCCTGAGCCTTCCAATGGGCCTCGAGTGCGTCCAGTTCCGGCCGAGACTCCAGCGCCGATTGGACGAGGTCCTCGACGCTCGGCAGCGCGGGATCGGTCGGCGCGACATCTTCGAGTTCGACCGGGGTCTCGATGGGTCGCCCCAAGGTGTTGTTGAAAGCGTTCTTGGAGAGAGAGAGTTGGTTTTGCGCTGCAATCAGTTCGGACCTCCGCTGCGCCACCTCTGTTTCAAACCGCAAGACCTCGATTCGAGCTACGTCGCCTTGGCGAAACCTCGACTCCGCGACCGCTCGACGGCTCTCCGCATTCGTAAACGACTGCTGCGCGACTCGCACCTGCCAAGAGGCCTTTACGACTTGAAAATAACTCTGCCGAACGGCCAATTTGACTTGCCCCTTGGCAGCCTCGACGTTCTTCTCCGAGGCCGCGAGCCCAAGCTTTGCGGCGCTCAAGAACCGGCCCAGGTTTCGCGAAATGTCGACGGGCATCGACAGCGTCAGCCGGGTGTCGGCGGAGTCGATGGGCCGAACGACGATCGACTGTTCGCCGAAGGTCGCTCGGCTTTCCTTGTCGAAACGCGTGTATGTTGTGTCGGTGGTCAGCCGAATCCCCATCTGCGCTCGTCGCTGAGCGATCGCTTGCTCGGCTCGGGAGAGGTCCGTCTTGGCAATTCGCACCGAAAACGCGCCGTCCATGGCGATT
The genomic region above belongs to Candidatus Nitrosymbiomonas proteolyticus and contains:
- a CDS encoding cation/multidrug efflux pump produces the protein MLDWKALLTSLCGVFMVVGMILPTSVFPYLSVLTGSYFAVGAAWRSLKERSLDVNMLMVIAAAGAVAVGHPMEAAILLFLFSLSSTLESFAMARTRSAIEGLVKLRPTEAIRIDATGERRVPVSSLQPGDRVRVLAFESVPIDGEVVSGSSSIDQSAMTGESEPIPKLSGDLVFAGTQNLEGMLVVQVTAPSGATTLDRIVELVREAQENKASGERISDWFGQRYTYFVLSAAAASLLIRYLAGQASSDAIYASLTLLVALSPCAVVISTPASTLSAIAWAARQGILIRGGEFIETAGVVDLIALDKTGTLTEGKPQLVEICVCSQHVGVAVGAECMGEGACWRAGKEFSSEAASWLSLAAAVEQFSEHPLAQAIVRAARERDLSIPVATEHWSVAGMGVEAVIEGKRVRVGQRRMFDSPESPLREEVARHMESMQREGMTVALLECEGEWTAFGLRDEPRPKSKALVEKVRSLGAKKVVMLTGDTAETARAVAAEVGIEDVHAGLMPEEKATLLRNYRQSGYRVMMVGDGINDAPSLTVADLGVAMGGLGSDIALNAADVVLMRDKLEGIDQLLRLGRSTTQIIRSNLYFATAVIVALAISTQVLGPLAPQLKTWALPLAVVGHEGSTVLVILNGLRLLSGPKR
- a CDS encoding cation/multidrug efflux pump, with the translated sequence MGLTRMALTRPIFILMLMVLAVLMGTISYNGMRKELQPDASFGVIVITSVYPGAGPEEINTLVSRKIEEAVSGIEGQREVTSSSQEGFSTVVASFEIGTNMDEALNDVRAKVDQVLNELPPAVEKPTIAKFDTTSDPVYRLALRSDALNSQQLRDLADDKFKDRFSRVPGVASVAVSGGEVREIRVAIKKDKLLAYGVGINQVVRAIQSNSLNVPSGRLVSGEQEFSVRVLGEFRSIEEIRNSTLSLSDPNVMGGKKTVVRLKDVAEITDGVTERRTWSRLNGSDAVIMSVQKARGAGAIDVVAGVENVAKKLEGEFDVSFEATFNQAEQISESLFDLNFALFFGIALVGIIVYVFLHNLRGTIIVATAIPVCLLGTFVVLNALGFTINFMSMLALSLAIGVLVDDAIVVLENIYRHLRMGEEPFHAALNGRSEIGLAAIAITLADVVVFIPIAFMGGVVGQFFKPLGVGFAVATLLSLFVSFTVTPMLASRWYRKGEDVEHPTGRFAQMFERRFENLQKAYRRTLSWALLHRWFVFISGFVVLIGVFMMIGGSFAPSAAEAIFSTIPMIVAAVGLGVLVFLINLVRRALTPKVILNGLLFGLVFPLFALLGFAYGSWKGEPIFKFAFFPPTDAGSVSVNVALAPGSSLEMTSKVLERIEEVVSAHPDVKYVQTDIGSRGQESGTNYGRVVATLHDRKALLDSLGFAHSEGETLRVRADTAVQADILEALGKVPGAEITVGSGDAQGFGAPIQMSFASEDRELLLATVTKIKERLALGEVKGVISPDISTKPGKPEVRAIPDRVRLADMGLTAADVANTMRVLYEGNTDTKYRVLGKEYDIRVMMDLEDRNDPRIVEQLPITFVQGRPVFLGTVAQIEQGVGVDKIERRDREEEIRLTANLLPGFAAGSVQSVIDQWIQKENLVPEGVRLKPLGQADFQAREAGYIFGALGIAFVLVYMLLASLYDNLLYPFIIQLAQPQAMVGALLALILTDKTLNIVGMVGIITLVGLVGKNAILLVDYTNTLRRRGFARDEAIMESGPTRLRPIMMTTLALILGMLPVALAIGRGSEFRETIGITIIGGIALSTLLTLVVIPCSYTIFDDFSNWLGSIGRNRLGIRPPDKPKEFSVEGEDDPESQAGAEVGVD
- a CDS encoding RND family efflux transporter, MFP subunit is translated as MKAWMLAGIAGALALGGCVDRAAQEQAKRTETLVSDTTVAVTVEPVKVQNIAETIELTGQVTASMESSVGAKVAGRLAAVYVRDGDPVVAGQAIAQQETTTLRDQAQQALAQVKAAQAALAQAETNARVGPQRSAAGVATAQAQLNSAKAQLSKARTGARTEEIRRAEANVRAAESGRDTAKREFDRVRGLYQEGAVSLQRLDQAQNAYALALAQYDAAVEALGLARNATRPEDLASAEEAVRQAEENLRNAKAQQSLDALFGQAVQQARANLEGANAQLRLANQALEDATLRAPFSGKVSGSPSQPGQFLAPGSPVARIVGSGNVYFEAEIPETSLGKLAIGTPVSIRIAALGGRLLSGRIAAIRPKGDEVGRVFYARVTFIDEPGELYSGMFGSATVEFGKVEGATVVPASAIVIQGDNHYVFLHSDGKAKRVKVVPGIRVNGLYQVEGLSENDQVIVQGANLVIDGSKVKVEKPGAVTAAQKSGEGA
- a CDS encoding type I secretion outer membrane protein, TolC family; protein product: MSGLALISAAATLFSAQGDKLSLDEAIQIAMDGAFSVRIAKTDLSRAEQAIAQRRAQMGIRLTTDTTYTRFDKESRATFGEQSIVVRPIDSADTRLTLSMPVDISRNLGRFLSAAKLGLAASEKNVEAAKGQVKLAVRQSYFQVVKASWQVRVAQQSFTNAESRRAVAESRFRQGDVARIEVLRFETEVAQRRSELIAAQNQLSLSKNAFNNTLGRPIETPVELEDVAPTDPALPSVEDLVQSALESRPELDALEAHWKAQGVVRQAEETGDDPSLALSAVHTRNWQTAGFGAQSQSTVGTAVLSFPIVDSGLTRARVRSAMQEEEAAKLRWEQAKLGVTLDVRQAHTALVNALSRLNVTRSQVELATETYRLASLRYEAGEAIQLEVIDAQTQLVAAETSQVAAQYDVLSALAQLQFAVGKDEIELSTSADGTEDRNE